A stretch of Thermodesulfovibrionales bacterium DNA encodes these proteins:
- a CDS encoding DUF2155 domain-containing protein, with product MRRFLIISIGIVLAVSFGLGACKKKEEQPLPQAPQTMEPGMQMPPAGQMPPAGQMPPAGQMPPAGQMPPAGQMPPAGQMPPAGQMPPGHGAPKGEMKVVVPDAVKGKWSSVKIVFEDKAAKTLKEYTVKLNSDFQIPNSDLKISVGEFLPDFRMQPGKPGTATSATNDPNNPAVGVKVFEGGKEIFKGWLYAKFPNIHPFEHPKYGIFLKEGVRKG from the coding sequence ATGAGAAGGTTTTTAATCATAAGCATCGGAATTGTTCTGGCTGTCAGTTTCGGCCTTGGAGCCTGCAAAAAGAAGGAGGAGCAACCACTTCCTCAAGCCCCACAGACAATGGAGCCCGGCATGCAGATGCCACCGGCAGGTCAGATGCCACCAGCAGGTCAGATGCCGCCGGCAGGTCAGATGCCGCCGGCAGGTCAGATGCCACCAGCAGGTCAGATGCCGCCAGCAGGTCAGATGCCACCAGCAGGTCAGATGCCGCCAGGGCATGGGGCTCCGAAGGGTGAAATGAAGGTTGTTGTCCCCGATGCAGTGAAAGGGAAATGGTCTTCGGTGAAGATAGTCTTTGAGGATAAGGCCGCCAAAACGTTAAAGGAATATACAGTGAAGCTCAACAGCGATTTCCAGATCCCCAATTCAGACCTGAAGATATCCGTTGGAGAATTCCTTCCTGACTTCAGGATGCAACCCGGGAAACCAGGGACGGCAACTTCTGCCACGAACGACCCCAACAATCCCGCAGTCGGCGTAAAAGTTTTTGAGGGTGGCAAAGAGATATTCAAGGGATGGCTCTATGCAAAGTTTCCGAATATTCATCCCTTTGAACACCCGAAATATGGTATTTTCCTGAAGGAGGGGGTGAGGAAGGGATAG